In Opisthocomus hoazin isolate bOpiHoa1 chromosome 3, bOpiHoa1.hap1, whole genome shotgun sequence, a genomic segment contains:
- the FZD6 gene encoding frizzled-6, whose protein sequence is MGGLVLSAACGLLLALVRGHSLFTCEPITIARCSGMPYNMTFFPNIMGHYDQDTAALRMEPFLTLMNLHCSPEVHTFLCKAFVPACLEQVHVIHPCRSLCEKVYSDCKHLMDTFGVTWPEELECTRLASCDEAAPATAAVTTNAHGTRKTPGQTRRDYGFWCPRHLHTTNGQGYKFLGIDQCAPPCPNMYFKNYELDVAKSFIGIVSIFCLCATLFTFLTFLIDVKRFRYPERPIIYYSVCYSIVSLMYFIGFLLGNRTACNEADEKLEIGETVVLGSQNKACTFLFMVLYFFTMAGTIWWVILTITWFLAAGRKWSCEAIAQKAMWFHTVAWGIPGFLTIMLLAMNKVEGDNISGVCFVGLYDLDASLYFVLLPLCLCVFFGLSLLLAGIISLNHVRQVIQHDGRNQEKLKKFMIRIGVFSGLYLVPLVALLGCYVYELVNRKIWETTWVFDHCDQYHIPCPYQAKALARPEIFLFLMKYLLTLIVGISPVFWVGSKKTCSEWANFFNRNRKRDPISESRRVLQESCEFFLRHNSKVKHKKKHYKSTSHRLKVISKSMGTSTGGTTNHGTSAVAITNHDYLSQETVAEIKTSPETSEKETEADGTSARRVEEGENSGDQMLTSSKLTVDQVEKRNKADSMCDMSSLAGSMKRAGEGRITPKNDFIESPPLQSSCSRIPDVSQSASVSLLVYSASDTRRELDSGNSSNP, encoded by the exons ATGGGAGGGCTCGTCCTCTCCGCGGCGTGCGGTTTACTCCTGGCTCTGGTGCGAGGGCACAGCTTGTTCACGTGTGAGCCGATTACTATTGCCAGGTGTTCGGGAATGCCTTACAACATGACTTTTTTCCCAAATATCATGGGACACTACGATCAGGACACGGCTGCTCTCCGAATGGAG CCTTTTCTGACACTCATGAATCTTCACTGTTCACCAGAAGTCCACACATTTCTGTGCAAAGCCTTTGTCCCTGCCTGCCTGGAGCAAGTTCATGTGATTCACCCATGTCGCAGCCTCTGTGAGAAAGTGTACTCTGACTGTAAGCATTTGATGGACACTTTTGGGGTCACATGGCCTGAAGAGCTGGAATGTACCAG ATTAGCCAGTTGTGATGAGGctgctcctgccactgctgctgtAACCACAAACGCACATGGAACTCGGAAGACCCCAGGCCAGACCCGGAGGGATTATGGATTCTGGTGTCCACGACACTTGCACACGACCAATGGACAAGGCTACAAGTTTCTGGGAATTGATCAGTGTGCGCCCCCATGTCCCAATATGTACTTCAAAAATTATGAATTGGATGTTGCAAAAAGCTTCATTGGAATAGTTTCAATCTTTTGTCTTTGTGCTACGCTTTTCACGTTCCTGACTTTTCTGATTGATGTTAAAAGGTTCAGGTACCCAGAGAGGCCGATCATATATTACTCAGTCTGTTACAGCATAGTCTCTCTAATGTACTTTATCGGATTTTTACTTGGGAACAGAACTGCCTGTAACGAGGCAGACGAGAAGTTAGAAATTGGTGAAACGGTTGTTCTTGGCTCCCAAAACAAAGCCTGTACTTTCCTTTtcatggttttgtattttttcaccATGGCAGGAACTATATGGTGGGTGATTCTTACAATCACTTGGTTCCttgcagcaggaagaaaatggAGCTGTGAAGCTATTGCACAAAAGGCCATGTGGTTCCACACAGTCGCGTGGGGAATACCTGGTTTTCTAACCATTATGCTCCTTGCAATGAACAAAGTCGAAGGGGACAATATCAGTGGAGTCTGTTTTGTGGGTCTCTACGATCTGGATGCCTCTCTGTACTTTGTGCTTTTGCCGTTGTGCCTTTGTGTGTTTTTCGGTCTCTCTCTTCTTTTAGctggtattatttctttaaatCATGTCCGGCAAGTCATACAGCATGATGGCAGGAAccaggagaagctgaagaaattTATGATCCGAATTGGAGTTTTTAGTGGTTTATACTTGGTGCCACTTGTCGCACTTCTTGGATGTTACGTCTATGAACTGGTCAACCGGAAGATCTGGGAAACGACTTGGGTATTTGACCACTGTGACCAGTACCATATTCCTTGTCCTTACCAG GCAAAGGCACTAGCAAGACCAGAAATATTCTTGTTTCTGATGAAATATTTGCTGACATTAATTGTTGGCATATCTCCAGTCTTCTGGGTGGGAAGTAAGAAGACCTGTTCTGAATGGGCCAATTTCTTCAACAGAAACCGCAAAAGAGA TCCAATCAGTGAGAGTCGAAGAGTGCTGCAAGAATCATGCGAATTTTTCTTGAGGCACAATTCCAAAGTTAAACATAAAAAGAAGCACTACAAATCGACTTCACACAGACTGAAAGTCATTTCCAAGTCAATGGGGACTAGTACGGGTGGCACAACAAATCATGGAACTTCTGCAGTAGCAATCACTAATCATGATTACTTAAGCCAAGAAACTGTGGCAGAAATTAAAACCTCTCCAGAGACAtctgagaaagagacagaggcagACGGAACATCAGCCCGAAGAGTCGAGGAAGGTGAAAACAGTGGAGATCAAATGTTAACTAGTTCTAAACTGACTGTGGATcaggtggaaaaaagaaacaaagcagataGCATGTGTGATATGagtagcctggctgggagcaTGAAGAGAGCAGGTGAAGGAAG AATAACTCCTAAAAACGATTTTATCGAATCTCCTCCATTACAAAGCAGCTGTTCCCGAATACCTGATGTCTCACAGTCAGCTTCCGTATCACTGCTTGTCTACTCGGCTTCGGACACCAGAAGAGAGTTGGATTCAGGAAACAGTTCAAACCCTTGA